The stretch of DNA ACGGCGCAGGACGACCTGGAACTCGGCGACCGCCCGGTCAGCCCGCGCGACTGGCTGCTGGCCGGTGGCGGCGCGCGCCGGGTGGCCGACCTGGCTTCGGCGATCGGCACCCCCGCTTAACGGCCGTCGTCGGCGAACGGTTGGGTGATTCGGCAACCGCAGCGGTTCCCCGAGCGTCTGCCACTACACCGGCTCGCTGCGCCGCGGCGCGTAGCCCACCGCAGTGCGACGACGCGCTGCACGGCCCGCCAGCTGTGCAGCCGACACGGCGCGCAGGCGTGCGGGTTCCGCTGGACGAACACCACGCGGAGCACTTCTGCAACACTCGGAGAGGACGTTCACGAGAGCTTTTGTTCTTTGCCTTGTCAGCGGCAAAGCCGCTGAGGTTCCGCTACCGGCACCGCCACGCAAATCCAGCCCGGACAAATCCCTCAAGCCGCCGAAGTGACCAGGACATCCGTTGGCACGACTTCCCCAGCCGCCGGCACCGGCGGTGCTGCAGGCGATGCTGCGGCGCACCGAGGACGTGATCGCGGTTCCCGCGGGAACCCGGCTCTCGCGCGTGTTCACCTCCGGCGGCAACCACCCGCAGCAGTGGGACAGCTTCCGCTACGCGGGCCCGCTGCCGCACGCCCGATTCGACCCGCACCTGCCGAACACCCAAGGCGGGCCGACGGTGACCCGGGAGCACGGGGTCCTCTACTTCTCGCTGTCGGTGCGGACCTGCGTGGCAGAGGTGTTCCAAGCGACCTCGACGGTCGATCGGCGCACCCGCAAGCCGCACCTGGTGCTCTGCAGGCCGCGGCGCACGCTGCGGCTGCTGGACCTCGGCGGGCTGTGGCCGACCCGCGCCGGAGCGTCGCAGGCCATCAGCAACGGCCCGAAGGAGCGCACGCAGGCGTGGGCGCGCAGCATCCGCGCGGCGTACCCGGAGCTGGACGGGCTTTGGTACCGCTCGGCGATGGACGCGGGGAACCCGTCGCTGTGCCTGTGGGATCCGCCGTCGGCGACCGCGCTGCCGGATTCGCCGGACGTGCTGCTGCCGCTGGACCACCCGGGCCTGGACGTCCCGCTGGGGCGGGTCTGCAAGGAGTTGAACTACACGCTGCTGGACTGAGTCGCGAAAAGGGCGCGCGACCGGCAGCCGCGCGCCCTTTCCGGTGCCTCCGGATGCGCCGCCCGCTAATCACCGGGCACGGCGCAGGAATTTTACGAGGAGCTTTCCGGCTGGTGCGCCTTCTGCTCTTCTTCGTCCTTCCGGGATTTCGCGAGGCTCGCGACGGTGGTGATCACCAGCACCACCACGATCACGCCGAGCGACATCCAGTTGTTGATCTCCAGCCAGGTCGGCACCAGGTGGTACTCGTGGAATGCGTGCAGCACCAGCTTGATGCCGATGAACCCGAGGATCACCGAAAGCCCCACGTTCAGGTAGACCAGCCGGTCCACCAGCCCGCCGAGCAGGAAGTACAGCTGCCGCAACCCCATCAGCGCGAAGGCGTTCGCGGTGAACACCAGGAACGGGTCCTGCGTGATGCCGAAGATGGCCGGGATGGAGTCGACCGCGAACAGCAGGTCGGCGCTGCCGATCGCGACGATCACCACGAACATCGGCGTCAGGTAGCGCTTGCCGTCGATCTTGATGATCGATTTGGTCTCGTGGTAGTCCTCGGTGACCGGGAAGACCTTGCGCACCCAGCGCACCACGATGTTCTCTTTGTACTCCTCGTCCTCGTCCTTGTTCCGGATCATGCCGAACGCGGTCCAGATCAGGAAACCGCCGAAGATGAAGAACACCCACACGAACTGCTGGATCAGCGCCGCGCCGACGGCGATGAACGCACCGCGCATGACCAGCGCGAGCAGAATGCCGATCAGCAGCACCCGGTGCTGGTGGATGGTGGGTACCGCGAAGCTGGACATGATCACCATGAAGATGAACAGGTTGTCCACGCTCAGCGAGTACTCCGTTATGTAGCCGGTGAAGTACTCGATCGCGAAGTGCGCATCACCGAAGATCCACACGCCGATGCCGAAGGCGATCGCGCACGCGATGTAGAACACCACCCAGCGGGCCGCTTCACCGGTGGTCACCTCGTGCGGTTTGCGGTCCACGATGACCAGGTCGAGCAGCAGCAGCAATGCCAGCCCGCCTAGCGTGGCCGCCCACACCCACCAATGCGCGTGCAGCGTGTCCGCTGCTTGGGCCTGGGGTGCGGCCGCCATCAGCTGGACACCCATGGATCACCTCCGGTTCAGGGCATGCGCCGGGACCGGAGGTCTCTTCCACCGGCGAACCGGCCGACGGCACCGGGCCCCTCCCGGCGACGCGCCGGGAGAACGTGACCGTGATGACGATGCCGCCGCGAAGGAATACTCCCCTCCACAACGTTGCCAAGATTGTCACTTATGCGCGGTCCCGACCACCAGTCGGGGTGATGATCGGCACGAGTGCACGCGGAACGTTACGACTGCAGATTCTCCACCGGCAACTTCCTGGTCATCGGCTCACTCGAAGTGGGCGCAGCGACGTCGCGCTGTGACCAATCACATTCGATCGAACCAGCGTTGAACCGACCATCGGGGGATGGACTCGGCGCGTCGCGTCGCTACGATCACCGCGCCCGCCCCAGGCCCACGTGGCGGGACCGCACTCGGGGATGCGGCCGTGCACCGACGACTCGACGACCGTGAAGGTGGCGGCGCGGCAGGCGGCCGATTGCTGTTCGGTTGCTGCTTCATAGCGTCTTCGCCTTCACCCGCTCCAGGATGAAACCGTTGCCGCCTCGTTCCCCTAATGTCCGGACCGTGTCCCCGACCTCCCGCCGCAATGGCCTGCTGCTGCTCGTGGTTCTCGTCGTCGTGGCATTGGCCGCGAGCGTCGCGCTGTGGCCGGGCCGGACCGCCGCACCAGCGCTGCCGCAACCGCGGCAAGTGCTGATCGACGTGGCCGACGGGCCGGGCGGGCAGCAGCGCGCCCAGCTCGACGCCACGCTCTACGCGCCCGCCGACACACCGGCCCCGGCGGTGGTGCTCGCGCACGGCATCGGCGGGGACAAGAACACTTCCGCCGCGCAGGCCCGCGAGCTGGCTCGCCGCGGGTTCGCGGTGCTCACGTACTCGGCGCGAGGGTTCGGCGCCAGCACGGGCCGCATCGCGCTGAACTCGCCGGAATACGAAGTCACCGACGCGCGCCAGATCGTGGACTGGCTCGCGCGCCAGCCCGAGGTGCTGCGCGACGCCGACGGCGATCCCCGGGTGGGCGTCACGGGCGATTCCTACGGCGGGGCGTTGAGCCTGCTGCTGGCGGGCACGGATCCGCGGGTGGACTCGATCGCTCCGGTGATGACCTACAACGACCTCGGTCAGGCGCTGCTGCCGAACGCCGCGTCGCGCGCCCCGATTCCCGCGGACAGCCCGGCGCGCAGCGCTGCCTCCCCGCAGGGCGTGTTCAAGCGGGCCTGGGCGGAGCTGCTGTTCTCCGCCGGCGCCACCCGGCAAGGCGCCGACTCCGGTGGTTCCGCCGGGCCGAGCCAGGCCAGAGCCACCCCCACACCGCCCGCGACCTGCGGAAACTTCCAGGTGGACGTGTGCGCGGCCTACACCGAGCTCGCCCGCACCGGCCGCGCTTCGCAGCGCACGCTCGACCTGCTGGCCGCGGCATCGCCGAAGTCCACCGGGCCGATCCGGGTGCCGACGCTGCTGGTCCAGGGCGAGCGCGACACCCTGTTCGGCCTGGACCAGGCGGAGGCGAACGCGCGGCAGATCACCGAGGCGGGCGGCCTGGTCAAGCTCGTGTGGTTCGCCGGTGGCCACGACGGCGACCCGCCGGGACCTCGGGTGCACGCCAAGGTGGCGGACTGGTTCGCGTTCCACCTCGGGCTGCCCGGCCCGCAGCGCGACCCGGGCAGCGGGTTCGAGTACGACGTTCCCGGGACGCCGCGGCGCGACGGCGAGATTCCGGTGCGCACGGTCGCGGCGCCCGCCTATCCCGGGCTGGCCGCCGAGCGCACTCCGCGCTTTTCGCTGCCGCTGCGCGGTGCGGCGGCGACGGTGGTGAACCCACCCGGTGGCTCGCCCGGTTCCACGAGTTCGCTGCCTGCGGCCGGAGCCGCTCAGCACGGCGACGAGTCCGCCGCGCGCGATCTGCCCGGCCAGGTCGCGGCGTTCCGCACCGATCCGGCCTCGTCCCGGACGTTGATCTCCGGTGCCGCGCAGACCCGGTTGTCGGTGTCCTCGGTGCCCGGCCAGCCCGCGACGGGCGACGCCGTGCTGTTCGCGAAGCTCTACGACATCGATCCGGCGGGCAGGCGCGACCTGCTGGGCGACTCGGCCGCGCCGATGCACGTGACCGGGCTTTCCCCCGATGGCAAGCCTTCCGAGGTGAACGTTTCGCTGCCCGGTGTAGTGCACTCGCTGGAGCCGGGCCACCGCCTGGAACTGGCGGTGACCACGACCGATCAGGCGTACGCGACGCCGGTGGAGCCTTCCGTGCATCGGGTTGCCCTGGCCGGGAACAACGCCGTGTCGGTGCCTTCGGTGCGCGGGACGACCGTGTCCGCGGCGACTTTCCCGTTCGCGCCGCTCGCAGGCGCCGGAGCCGTCGTGCTGCTGGCGTTGCTGGCCTGGGGCGCGTCCCGGCTGCGCGGCCGGGCGCAGGCTCCGGACGAAGCGCTGGCCGAGGTGCCGTTGCAGATCAGCGAGCTGCACAAGACTTATCCGCACCGGATCACCGCGCTGTCCGGATTGTCGCTGCAGGTGCAGCGCGGCCAGGTCGTCGGGCTGCTCGGGCCGAACGGAGCGGGCAAGACGACGACGCTGCGCACGCTGCTCGGCCTGTTGCGGCCGGATTCCGGCTCGGTGCGGGTCTTCGGCCATCCCGTGCGCCCCGGCGCGCCGGTGCTGTCCCGGGTGGGTTCGCTGGTGGAGTCGCCCGGGTTCCTGCCGCACCTGTCCGGGTTGGAGAACCTGAAGAACCACTGGGCCGCCACCGGCCGCCCCGCGCTGCAGGCCCGCTTCGACGAGGTGCTGCAGATGACCGGGTTGGACGAGCACGCCGACCGCCGCACGGCGACGCTGAGCCGGGGCATGCGGCAGCGGCTGGCCATCGCGCAGGCCATGCTCGGGCTGCCGGACCTGCTGGTGCTGGACGAACCGTTGAACGGGCTGGATCCGCCGCAGATCCACCGGCTGCGCGAGATCCTCCGCCGCTACGCCGAGACCGGCCGCAGCGTGCTGATCTCCAGCCACCTGCTGTCCGAGATCGAGCAGACCTGCACGCACGTGGTCGTCCTGCACCGCGGTGAGGTGGTCACCGCGGGCGCGGTGGACGACGTCGTCGCGCTCGACGGGCAGGCGACCTTCCGGGTCGACGATCCGGAGCAGGCCGCCGAGTCGCTGCGCCGGCTGGAGGGACTCGGCGCGGTGGAGGTCGACGGCGATCTGCTGCACGCCGACCTGGCCGGGCAGCCCCGGTCGGTGGCGGTGAACGTGCTGGTGGCTTCGGGAGTGGCGATCAGCCAGGTCGGCCCGCGTCGCCGGCTGGAAGACGCCTTCCTGGACCTGGTCGGAGAGGAGCGACGCTGATGACGCAGGAACCGGCCACCCGGCAGGAGCGGGCCACCCAGCAGGAGCCGTCGCAGCACGCAGCGGAAACCGACGCGGCGTTGCTACCGGTCAGCGGCCTGGACGCGACCCAGCCGGACGGCAGCGTGCGCGGCTACCGCGCGTCCCGGACGTTGCCGGTCCGGGTGGAGCTGGCCAGGCAGCTCAAGCGCAGGCGCACCCGGTTCGCGCTGGGTTTCCTGGCGTTGCTGCCGTTGCTGCTGCTGGCCGCGTTCGAGATCGGCGACGCCGGTTCCGCCCGCCGCGCCTCCGGTGAACTGGTGGATCTGGCCACCGGCAGCGGGCTGAACTTCGCGATGTACGCGCTGTACTCCTCGGCCCCGTTCTTGCTGGTGGTGATCGTCGCGCTGTTCTTCGGCGACACCGTCGCCAGCGAAGCTTCCTGGAGGAGCCTGAAGTACCTGCTGGCCGCGCCGGTGCCGCGGGCCCGCCTGCTGCGGCAGAAGGCGCTGGTCGCGGCGTTGCTGTCGCTGTGCGGGCTGGTGCTGCTGCCCGCGATCGCGCTGGCGGTCGGGGTGTTCTGGTACGGCCCGGGAGACCTGGTGAGTCCTTCGGGCAGCGTGGTGCCGTTCCCGCTGGGCGCGCTCGACCTGGTGCTGGCGGTGGCGTTCCTGGCCGTGCACCTGAGCTGGGTCGCCGGTCTGGCGCTGTGCCTGAGCGTGCGCACCGACGCGCCGCTGGGCGCGGTCGGCGGCGCTGTGGTGCTGTCCATCCTGTCGCAGATCCTCGACCAGATCTCCGCGCTCGGCGGCCTGCGCGCGTACTTGCCGACGCACTACGCGACGTCGTGGACGGGACTGCTGGGCGAGGGTCCGGAATGGGCCGGTGTGGTCCACGGCGCGTGCTCGGGCGTGATCTACGCGGCGGTGTTCACCGCGCTGGCGCTGTGGCACTTCCACCACAAGGACGTCACCAGCTGACGCGTTCGGCGGCCCGCCGCCGGGCCCTGCGCGAGACGAGTTCGAACACGGGCGCATAAGCTGCTCCGCGATGGAGGTCTTCCACCTGCGCTACTTCGCGGCCGTCGCGGAGAACCTGAGCTTCTCCCGGGCGGCCCGCGAACTGCACATGGCGGTGTCGCCGTTGAGCCGCCGGGTGCGGGACCTCGAGCGCGAGCTCGACGTGCGCCTGTTCGAGCGGGATTCGCACAACGTTGCGCTGACCCCGGCCGGATCGGCGTTGCTCCCGCTGGCGCGCGAGGCGTTGGCGCGGTTCGACGAGATTCCGCGGCGGCTGCGCCAGGAGC from Saccharopolyspora sp. SCSIO 74807 encodes:
- a CDS encoding RES family NAD+ phosphorylase, with product MARLPQPPAPAVLQAMLRRTEDVIAVPAGTRLSRVFTSGGNHPQQWDSFRYAGPLPHARFDPHLPNTQGGPTVTREHGVLYFSLSVRTCVAEVFQATSTVDRRTRKPHLVLCRPRRTLRLLDLGGLWPTRAGASQAISNGPKERTQAWARSIRAAYPELDGLWYRSAMDAGNPSLCLWDPPSATALPDSPDVLLPLDHPGLDVPLGRVCKELNYTLLD
- a CDS encoding TerC family protein, with product MAAAPQAQAADTLHAHWWVWAATLGGLALLLLLDLVIVDRKPHEVTTGEAARWVVFYIACAIAFGIGVWIFGDAHFAIEYFTGYITEYSLSVDNLFIFMVIMSSFAVPTIHQHRVLLIGILLALVMRGAFIAVGAALIQQFVWVFFIFGGFLIWTAFGMIRNKDEDEEYKENIVVRWVRKVFPVTEDYHETKSIIKIDGKRYLTPMFVVIVAIGSADLLFAVDSIPAIFGITQDPFLVFTANAFALMGLRQLYFLLGGLVDRLVYLNVGLSVILGFIGIKLVLHAFHEYHLVPTWLEINNWMSLGVIVVVLVITTVASLAKSRKDEEEQKAHQPESSS
- a CDS encoding alpha/beta fold hydrolase; this translates as MKPLPPRSPNVRTVSPTSRRNGLLLLVVLVVVALAASVALWPGRTAAPALPQPRQVLIDVADGPGGQQRAQLDATLYAPADTPAPAVVLAHGIGGDKNTSAAQARELARRGFAVLTYSARGFGASTGRIALNSPEYEVTDARQIVDWLARQPEVLRDADGDPRVGVTGDSYGGALSLLLAGTDPRVDSIAPVMTYNDLGQALLPNAASRAPIPADSPARSAASPQGVFKRAWAELLFSAGATRQGADSGGSAGPSQARATPTPPATCGNFQVDVCAAYTELARTGRASQRTLDLLAAASPKSTGPIRVPTLLVQGERDTLFGLDQAEANARQITEAGGLVKLVWFAGGHDGDPPGPRVHAKVADWFAFHLGLPGPQRDPGSGFEYDVPGTPRRDGEIPVRTVAAPAYPGLAAERTPRFSLPLRGAAATVVNPPGGSPGSTSSLPAAGAAQHGDESAARDLPGQVAAFRTDPASSRTLISGAAQTRLSVSSVPGQPATGDAVLFAKLYDIDPAGRRDLLGDSAAPMHVTGLSPDGKPSEVNVSLPGVVHSLEPGHRLELAVTTTDQAYATPVEPSVHRVALAGNNAVSVPSVRGTTVSAATFPFAPLAGAGAVVLLALLAWGASRLRGRAQAPDEALAEVPLQISELHKTYPHRITALSGLSLQVQRGQVVGLLGPNGAGKTTTLRTLLGLLRPDSGSVRVFGHPVRPGAPVLSRVGSLVESPGFLPHLSGLENLKNHWAATGRPALQARFDEVLQMTGLDEHADRRTATLSRGMRQRLAIAQAMLGLPDLLVLDEPLNGLDPPQIHRLREILRRYAETGRSVLISSHLLSEIEQTCTHVVVLHRGEVVTAGAVDDVVALDGQATFRVDDPEQAAESLRRLEGLGAVEVDGDLLHADLAGQPRSVAVNVLVASGVAISQVGPRRRLEDAFLDLVGEERR
- a CDS encoding ABC transporter permease, with the protein product MTQEPATRQERATQQEPSQHAAETDAALLPVSGLDATQPDGSVRGYRASRTLPVRVELARQLKRRRTRFALGFLALLPLLLLAAFEIGDAGSARRASGELVDLATGSGLNFAMYALYSSAPFLLVVIVALFFGDTVASEASWRSLKYLLAAPVPRARLLRQKALVAALLSLCGLVLLPAIALAVGVFWYGPGDLVSPSGSVVPFPLGALDLVLAVAFLAVHLSWVAGLALCLSVRTDAPLGAVGGAVVLSILSQILDQISALGGLRAYLPTHYATSWTGLLGEGPEWAGVVHGACSGVIYAAVFTALALWHFHHKDVTS